The Duganella sp. BuS-21 sequence GCCTGGCCTTCATCAACACCTTGCTGGCGACCGCTGCCGCGACCGTGGCCTGGGTCTTCGCCGAATGGATCTTCAAAGGCAAACCATCGATGCTGGGCGGCGCTTCGGGCGCAGTGGCTGGCTTGGTGGCCATCACCCCGGCCTGCGGCTTCGTCGGCCCGATGGGCGCACTGATCATCGGCCTGCTGGCCGGCGTGATCTGCCTGTGGGGTGTGAACGGCCTGAAACGCCTGCTGGGCGCGGACGACTCGCTGGACGTGTTCGGCGTGCACGGCGTCGGCGGCATCCTGGGCGCGATCCTGACCGGTGTGTTCGCTGCACCGTCGCTGGGCGGCCAGGGCATCTTCGATTACGTTGCCAACAAGGCATCGCCTGACTACTCGATCGCTGCCCAAGTGATGGTGCAAGCCACCGGCGTCGGCGTCACCATCCTGTGGTCGGCCGTGGTTTCGGTCATCGCCTACAAGCTGGTCGACATCGTCATCGGCCTGCGCGTACCGGAAGAAGAAGAGCGCGAAGGCCTGGACATCACCACCCACGGCGAGTCCGCCTACCACGCTTAATAACATGCCTCATTAACAACGTTGCATCCAAAAAGCGCCCCACGGGGCGCTTTTTTTATTGCCTGGCTTTAAAATAGGGGATTCGCCCTCATTTGGCATAGTCCGCACGGTAATAAGGATGTAAACATGGTTCCCCACCTCGTCACGGCCCTGAGCGGACCCCTGCTCGACCTCGAAGAAAAAATCCTGGCCGCCACCCCCGCCATCGAGCGCTGGTTCCGCCTCGAATGGCAGGAACACACCCCGCCGTTTTATTGCTCGGTCGATATGCGGAACGCCGGCTACAAGCTGGCGCCGGTGGACACCAATCTGTTCCCCGGCGGCTTCAATATGCTGGCCACCGAAATGCTGCCGCTGTCGGTGCAGGCCGCCATGGCGGCGATCGACAAGTATTGTCCGGACGCCCGCAACCTGCTGTTGATCCCGGAAATCACCCAGCGCCACCCGACCTACTGGCAAAACATCGCCCGCCTGATGCAGATCTTCCGCCAGACCGGCCTGCACGTGCGCCTCGGCTCGCTGTCGCCGGAGGTCACCCAGCCGACCCCGTTGCCTCTGCCGGACGGCAATATGCTGGTGGTCGAGCCGCTGGTGCGCTCGCCCAACGGCCGCCGCGTCGGCCTCAAGGATTTCGATCCGTGCACGATCTTGCTCAACAACGACCTGTCGGCCGGCATCCCCGACATCCTGCAAAACATCCACGAGCAAAGCCTGCTGCCGCCGCTGCACGCCGGCTGGGCGCTGCGCCGCAAGAGCAACCACCTCAACGCCTACGATGAAGTGGTGAAGAAGTTCGGCAAGCTGATCGGCGTCGATCCGTGGATGCTCAACCCCTTCCACGCCAAGTGCGACGCGGTCAACTTCCGCACCGGCGAGGGCTACGAATGTCTGGCCGCCAACGTCGACACGCTGCTGGCCAAGATCAAGAAGAAGTACAAGGAATACGGCATCAAGGACCATAAGCCGTTCGTGATCGTCAAGCCGGACGCCGGCACCTACGGCACCAGCATCCTGACCATCAAGGATTCCAGCGAAATCAAGGATCTGACCCAGGCCCAGCGCGACAAGATGATCGTCATCAAGGACGGCAAGGAAGTGACCGACTTCATCATCCAGGAAGGCGTGCCGACCTTCGAGAGCATCGAAAGCGCCGTGGCCGAACCGGTGGTGTACATG is a genomic window containing:
- the gshA gene encoding glutamate--cysteine ligase, with product MVPHLVTALSGPLLDLEEKILAATPAIERWFRLEWQEHTPPFYCSVDMRNAGYKLAPVDTNLFPGGFNMLATEMLPLSVQAAMAAIDKYCPDARNLLLIPEITQRHPTYWQNIARLMQIFRQTGLHVRLGSLSPEVTQPTPLPLPDGNMLVVEPLVRSPNGRRVGLKDFDPCTILLNNDLSAGIPDILQNIHEQSLLPPLHAGWALRRKSNHLNAYDEVVKKFGKLIGVDPWMLNPFHAKCDAVNFRTGEGYECLAANVDTLLAKIKKKYKEYGIKDHKPFVIVKPDAGTYGTSILTIKDSSEIKDLTQAQRDKMIVIKDGKEVTDFIIQEGVPTFESIESAVAEPVVYMIDRYVVGGFYRVHAEKGVDQNLNAPGSQYVPLAFAQQHAVPDLKAKPGTAAPNRFYVYGVVARLALLAASLEMERTDPNPEVY